The Seleniivibrio woodruffii genome window below encodes:
- a CDS encoding endonuclease III domain-containing protein, with translation MKRSDIKAVYDLLEQAYIEMEEPSVTKISKQTKRDPFRVLVSCLISLRTKDEVTLASSEKLFAVADNPQDMVRLSEEELAKLIYPAGFYKTKAKTILNICYILINEFGSRVPDDIDTLVTLKGVGRKTANLVIVEGYGRPAVCVDTHVHRIFNRLGYVATKNPDKTELMLRKYLPKEYWIRINEILVAYGREICRPVSPRCSVCGLDKYCDKTGVTTRR, from the coding sequence ATGAAGAGGTCTGACATTAAGGCTGTGTACGATCTGCTGGAGCAGGCCTACATAGAGATGGAGGAGCCCTCCGTAACAAAGATATCCAAACAGACCAAGCGGGACCCTTTCAGGGTGCTGGTCAGCTGTCTTATCAGCCTGCGCACAAAGGACGAGGTAACCCTTGCCTCCTCCGAAAAGCTCTTCGCAGTGGCTGACAATCCGCAGGATATGGTCAGGCTCTCCGAGGAGGAACTGGCAAAGCTCATTTATCCTGCCGGTTTTTACAAAACAAAAGCCAAGACAATTTTAAACATATGTTATATCCTTATTAATGAGTTCGGCTCCAGGGTGCCTGACGACATAGACACACTCGTCACGCTGAAGGGAGTGGGAAGGAAAACTGCAAATCTCGTTATCGTTGAAGGCTATGGCCGTCCGGCCGTCTGCGTTGACACACATGTGCACCGGATCTTCAACAGACTGGGGTATGTGGCGACCAAAAACCCGGATAAGACCGAGCTAATGCTCAGAAAATATCTGCCGAAAGAATACTGGATACGAATAAACGAAATACTGGTGGCATACGGAAGAGAGATATGCCGGCCGGTCTCTCCCCGCTGTTCAGTTTGTGGGCTGGACAAATACTGCGACAAAACAGGCGTAACAACCCGGAGGTAA
- the cysE gene encoding serine O-acetyltransferase has translation MGIIATIKEEINTVLERDPAAKSKLEILLCYPGLHAMIIYRAAHWLWIRKFFLLGRMLSHLGRFLTGIEIHPGATIGKRFFIDHGMGVVIGETAEVGNDVTIYQGVTLGGVSLEKKKRHPTIEDNVIIGSGAKVLGSFTVHKNAKIGSNSVVVKEVPEDGTVVGIPGKIVTNGKEPSAKFDHNLLPDPVARTITDMATRMCHMESEINSLKKKLEKYENNN, from the coding sequence ATGGGAATAATAGCAACAATAAAAGAAGAGATAAACACCGTTCTCGAACGTGACCCGGCGGCAAAAAGCAAGCTGGAAATTCTGCTCTGCTATCCCGGGCTTCATGCAATGATAATCTACAGAGCCGCCCACTGGCTCTGGATCCGCAAATTTTTTCTGCTTGGCAGAATGCTCTCCCACCTCGGAAGATTTCTGACCGGAATTGAGATTCACCCCGGAGCCACCATAGGCAAACGGTTCTTCATAGACCACGGCATGGGAGTGGTCATAGGCGAAACAGCCGAGGTCGGCAACGACGTTACAATATATCAGGGAGTGACCCTCGGCGGTGTCAGCCTTGAGAAAAAGAAACGCCACCCCACCATAGAGGACAACGTCATCATCGGTTCCGGCGCAAAGGTGCTGGGCTCTTTCACAGTTCATAAGAACGCAAAGATAGGCTCAAACTCCGTGGTTGTTAAGGAAGTGCCCGAAGACGGAACAGTCGTGGGCATCCCCGGAAAGATAGTCACCAACGGAAAGGAGCCTTCGGCCAAGTTCGACCACAACCTTCTGCCCGACCCTGTTGCCAGAACTATAACAGATATGGCAACCAGAATGTGCCACATGGAATCCGAGATCAACAGTCTCAAAAAGAAGCTGGAAAAATATGAAAATAACAACTAA
- a CDS encoding LysM peptidoglycan-binding domain-containing protein, which translates to MNRYIFLALSFLAFTACAPITNSPSPADADSLSQAPYKPKKIQDEAPVLDQQEQTPPELFDKYEMYSFLEDFKSRELDIYNVLKKQTEFHLDQSDTEYGKYDTIALVEEERFNFYVNLYTNRYATTFQRWLNRSNQYIYIVRDIFRREGVPDDLTYLPFTESGFNPSITSHAGACGMWQFMKGTGKMYDLNYNFWVDERRDFEKATTAAARHLKDLYNNLGDWYLALAAYNAGQGKITTAIRRYETRDFYELSTREKTYLRNETKDYVPKFLALRYLARNYQEFGFDTPNGLPMLYEKVTLYSQSNLYVLADLLETDIDTLRELNPELMTPMTPPVGEYVLRVPYGKRVMLENKLEHVTEEQLAQFYVVKAKEGDNLTSIAQEYGLDTTDLKKANGFSVNRVMKDTYVFVPIPDVYDEELNAGFAQELKRYNPKVHTVRRGETFYSIAARYGLTADELSALNNDMSPRSMRRGQSLVISDTYYSDRDKRIPITKPLKEQTERRDTVVRYKVRSGDNLFRIAQKFGTTVASIREANGIRGNSIMVGQSLTISSTSGKAARATSVSKTTKYKVRNGDNLWAIAKKFGTTVDDIKRTNGVGKGIRPGMVLRID; encoded by the coding sequence ATGAATAGATATATATTTCTAGCCCTTAGTTTTTTAGCGTTTACGGCCTGTGCGCCGATAACAAACTCACCCTCCCCCGCCGATGCGGATTCACTCTCTCAGGCACCCTACAAACCCAAAAAAATTCAGGACGAAGCACCGGTTTTAGACCAGCAGGAACAGACTCCCCCCGAACTTTTTGATAAATACGAAATGTACTCTTTTCTGGAGGATTTCAAATCCAGAGAGCTCGATATATACAACGTTCTTAAGAAACAGACCGAGTTCCACCTCGACCAGAGCGACACCGAATACGGAAAATACGACACAATAGCACTTGTGGAAGAGGAAAGATTCAACTTCTATGTAAACCTCTACACCAACAGATACGCCACCACTTTCCAGAGATGGCTCAACCGCTCAAATCAGTACATCTATATAGTCCGTGACATCTTCCGCAGAGAAGGAGTGCCGGACGACCTTACATATCTGCCCTTCACCGAAAGCGGATTCAACCCCTCCATCACATCCCATGCGGGCGCATGCGGAATGTGGCAGTTTATGAAGGGAACAGGCAAAATGTATGACCTTAACTACAACTTCTGGGTCGACGAACGCCGTGACTTTGAAAAAGCCACAACTGCCGCCGCACGACACCTGAAAGATCTTTACAACAATCTGGGCGACTGGTATCTGGCACTGGCGGCATACAACGCAGGTCAGGGCAAGATAACCACTGCCATAAGACGCTACGAAACAAGAGATTTCTACGAGCTCTCCACCCGTGAGAAAACCTATCTCCGCAACGAAACAAAAGACTATGTGCCGAAATTCCTCGCCCTGCGCTATCTGGCAAGGAACTATCAGGAATTCGGTTTCGATACACCCAACGGACTCCCAATGCTCTATGAAAAGGTCACACTTTACAGCCAGTCGAACCTCTATGTTCTGGCCGATCTTCTGGAAACGGACATAGATACCCTCAGAGAACTTAACCCCGAGCTGATGACTCCCATGACGCCCCCCGTCGGCGAATACGTTCTGCGTGTTCCCTACGGCAAGCGTGTTATGCTTGAAAACAAGCTGGAACATGTCACAGAGGAACAGCTTGCACAGTTTTATGTTGTTAAAGCAAAAGAGGGAGACAACCTGACAAGCATTGCGCAGGAATACGGACTGGATACCACAGATCTTAAAAAGGCGAACGGATTCTCCGTTAACCGTGTAATGAAAGACACCTATGTTTTCGTACCCATCCCCGATGTTTATGACGAAGAACTCAACGCAGGCTTCGCGCAGGAGCTTAAAAGATACAATCCCAAGGTTCACACAGTCCGCAGAGGCGAAACCTTCTACAGCATTGCGGCCAGATACGGCCTCACAGCTGACGAACTTTCAGCCCTCAATAACGACATGTCGCCCAGAAGCATGAGAAGAGGCCAGTCACTGGTTATCTCCGACACCTACTACAGCGACAGGGATAAACGTATCCCCATCACAAAACCCCTTAAAGAACAGACGGAACGCAGAGACACCGTCGTAAGATACAAGGTCAGATCTGGCGACAACCTGTTCCGCATAGCTCAGAAATTCGGAACTACAGTGGCCAGCATCAGAGAGGCCAACGGCATCAGAGGCAACAGCATCATGGTCGGACAAAGCCTCACCATCTCCTCAACATCCGGCAAGGCAGCCAGAGCAACATCTGTTTCAAAGACCACAAAGTATAAGGTCAGAAACGGCGACAACCTCTGGGCAATCGCTAAAAAATTCGGAACTACAGTTGACGATATCAAAAGAACGAACGGCGTGGGCAAAGGCATCCGCCCCGGAATGGTTCTGAGAATCGACTAA
- a CDS encoding RrF2 family transcriptional regulator: MKITTKSRYAIRSIFALVLLGGDEKPVTLTQIADYEDISRKYLEQIFIRLKKSKIVEGSRGAQGGYVLARPANMITLKEVIYAMDGPVSVSDCTNETQCDNFSTCGINWLWSGLKKTVDNYLENITIYDLKRQATGGKNVDLP, from the coding sequence ATGAAAATAACAACTAAGAGCCGCTATGCCATCCGCTCGATTTTTGCGCTGGTTCTTCTGGGCGGCGACGAAAAACCCGTCACACTGACCCAGATAGCCGACTATGAGGATATCTCCCGCAAGTATCTGGAGCAGATATTCATCAGGCTCAAAAAAAGCAAAATCGTGGAAGGCTCCAGAGGGGCGCAGGGCGGATATGTCCTTGCCAGACCCGCAAACATGATTACTTTAAAAGAGGTAATTTACGCAATGGACGGTCCCGTTTCCGTTTCCGACTGCACCAACGAAACCCAGTGCGACAACTTTTCCACATGCGGAATCAACTGGCTTTGGTCGGGACTGAAAAAAACAGTGGACAATTACCTTGAGAACATTACTATATATGACCTAAAACGACAGGCAACAGGAGGGAAAAATGTCGATTTACCTTGA
- a CDS encoding ATP-dependent helicase, with amino-acid sequence MPDYSKELNQQQYEAVTKTEGPLLVLAGAGTGKTRVITYRIAHLINNLGVSAHNILAVTFTNKAAGEMKERIMKLVPRSQADIWIGTFHSICLRLLRRDGHLLGLGAGFGILDQDDRLSVVRDIVKNLNIDVKKYPPKQYMWRISNYKNTRAYVDGLNPGTDPFHMMDDVFKIYQQKLKEQNFIDFDDMLALTIRLFRTNPEVLEYYKNMFRYILVDEYQDTNDIQFLFLNMLSGDDANICVVGDDDQSIYGWRGADIRNILEFDSVYPSAKIVRLTENYRSRPVILTAANQLIKNNSMRKGKDLQAFREEGGMVQVMPVSNETAEAEYVVGTIKNYLDEGVPADEIAVLYRTNAQSRNFEVFLNRLNVSYKVIGGISFYQRREIKDILSYLRLYDNPYDTVSFARSVKAPPRGVGDTAVDSITEYASHEGINLLEASKRFLIQMRGAQRKGMEPYLAVFEELTTTPKISQMVKLVIDSIDYEGFIKRYEDEHEAEKRIDNIKELYNAAVQFEMNVKDGTISDFLAATSLTTSVDEGDGTAAVKLMTIHSAKGLEFENVFLTGLENGLFPLQGSLDEPDQLEEERRLCYVGVTRAKQNLHMSYAGTRMVYGKVNPQRRSGFIDEMGIVGMKAAPQKRPVPEYIKTERKAAVAAKEINGIKSGSKVMHEMFGEGMVVAITGSGDTANVDVFFKSGGLKKIRIGFLKPA; translated from the coding sequence ATGCCTGATTATTCAAAAGAACTTAACCAACAGCAATATGAAGCGGTAACGAAGACAGAGGGACCTCTGCTGGTGCTTGCGGGAGCAGGAACCGGCAAAACCAGGGTGATAACCTACCGCATAGCCCATCTCATTAACAATCTCGGTGTGAGCGCACACAATATCCTTGCGGTGACCTTCACCAACAAGGCGGCAGGGGAGATGAAAGAGCGTATAATGAAGCTCGTTCCACGCTCTCAGGCCGACATCTGGATAGGCACTTTTCACTCAATCTGCCTGAGACTTCTCCGCCGTGACGGCCACCTTCTGGGGCTTGGCGCAGGGTTCGGGATACTGGATCAGGACGACAGGCTGTCTGTCGTTCGTGATATCGTAAAAAACCTCAATATCGACGTTAAAAAATATCCGCCCAAGCAGTATATGTGGCGCATCAGCAACTATAAGAACACCAGAGCCTACGTTGACGGGCTGAACCCCGGCACGGATCCTTTTCATATGATGGATGATGTGTTCAAGATCTATCAGCAGAAGCTGAAAGAGCAGAATTTCATCGACTTCGACGACATGCTTGCTCTGACCATCAGGCTGTTCCGCACAAATCCCGAAGTGCTTGAGTATTACAAAAATATGTTCCGCTATATCCTTGTGGATGAGTATCAGGATACAAACGACATTCAGTTTCTTTTTCTGAACATGCTTTCCGGCGACGATGCGAATATCTGCGTGGTGGGCGACGACGACCAGTCGATATACGGCTGGAGGGGTGCGGACATCCGAAATATCCTTGAGTTCGACAGCGTCTATCCTTCCGCAAAGATAGTCAGGCTCACAGAGAACTACAGAAGCCGCCCTGTGATACTCACTGCGGCTAACCAGCTCATAAAGAACAACAGCATGAGAAAGGGCAAAGACCTTCAGGCCTTCCGTGAGGAGGGCGGCATGGTTCAGGTCATGCCCGTTTCAAACGAGACCGCCGAGGCGGAATACGTTGTGGGCACAATAAAAAATTATCTTGATGAGGGCGTGCCCGCAGACGAGATAGCCGTTCTTTACAGAACCAACGCCCAGTCCCGTAACTTTGAGGTATTTCTGAACCGCCTGAACGTATCCTATAAGGTCATAGGCGGCATAAGCTTCTATCAGCGCAGAGAGATAAAGGATATCCTCAGTTACCTGAGACTGTACGACAACCCTTACGACACGGTATCCTTTGCAAGAAGCGTTAAGGCTCCCCCCAGAGGCGTGGGTGACACTGCTGTGGACAGCATAACCGAGTATGCATCCCATGAAGGCATCAACCTGCTTGAGGCATCGAAAAGGTTCCTCATTCAGATGAGAGGTGCGCAGAGAAAGGGTATGGAACCCTATCTGGCAGTTTTTGAAGAGCTGACAACCACACCCAAAATAAGCCAGATGGTCAAGCTGGTCATAGACAGCATCGATTACGAAGGGTTCATCAAACGCTATGAGGACGAACACGAAGCCGAAAAGCGCATCGACAACATAAAAGAACTTTATAACGCCGCCGTGCAGTTCGAAATGAACGTAAAGGACGGCACAATATCGGATTTCCTTGCGGCAACTTCGCTCACAACGTCCGTTGACGAAGGCGACGGAACCGCCGCAGTCAAACTTATGACGATCCACTCCGCAAAGGGGCTGGAATTTGAAAACGTTTTCCTCACGGGACTTGAGAACGGACTTTTCCCCCTTCAGGGCAGTCTGGACGAACCCGATCAGCTGGAGGAGGAGCGCAGACTCTGCTACGTCGGTGTTACCCGTGCAAAGCAGAACCTGCACATGAGCTATGCCGGAACCCGCATGGTCTACGGCAAGGTGAACCCCCAGAGACGCTCAGGGTTCATCGATGAAATGGGCATAGTCGGAATGAAGGCCGCACCCCAGAAACGCCCCGTACCCGAATATATCAAAACCGAGCGCAAAGCCGCCGTGGCCGCAAAAGAGATCAACGGCATAAAAAGCGGAAGCAAGGTAATGCATGAAATGTTCGGCGAGGGAATGGTGGTCGCCATCACCGGTTCCGGAGACACGGCGAACGTTGACGTGTTCTTCAAATCCGGCGGTCTGAAAAAGATCCGCATAGGCTTTCTTAAACCCGCATGA
- a CDS encoding 4Fe-4S binding protein, translated as MAYTINDSCTNCGVCEDECPVGAISEGDDARMIDPDTCTDCGACAEVCPVDAIDA; from the coding sequence ATGGCTTACACTATCAACGACAGCTGCACAAACTGCGGCGTATGTGAAGACGAGTGCCCCGTTGGCGCAATCAGCGAAGGCGACGATGCAAGAATGATCGATCCCGATACCTGCACTGACTGCGGCGCCTGCGCAGAAGTCTGCCCTGTAGACGCTATCGACGCGTAA
- a CDS encoding MFS transporter, which produces MPCHPSYKKNSEDKAAARDRFLIPVLAAYYFFHYCTLGIIYPYFGFYFKQTGYNGTEIGLLLSILPIVSFTCTTLWADVFTKVKHRKLFIVSGILISSFALVPIYFYHSKPMTAVLLAVFALARTGILPVIDSFASSLNDRMPYGRMRIFGSLGFILTSTATGYFFDSFGAAAFVLLYTVFSLLSVVPALLANYDTSLFKPRPNSEKRLPFHLKVFFAGLTIYLSSFAFLSNFFNIKVAEAGFGQTYAGYMWTVGVLAEMFFMYHQERVLKFMRAEYIIIVSMLLGGVRYFATALTDSLILLFFFSAFHGFAYGTMHISVMKFFREKLPESLRLKAQTIYSGVGYGLGTVAGSAVSGMVYDHMGLKPVFFTAFFFCIIGASVIYWYIGIEGKNGGEQS; this is translated from the coding sequence GTGCCATGTCACCCCTCGTATAAAAAAAATTCTGAAGATAAAGCGGCGGCACGGGACAGATTTTTAATCCCCGTGCTTGCCGCCTACTATTTCTTTCACTACTGCACCCTGGGCATAATCTACCCATACTTCGGGTTTTACTTCAAGCAGACCGGATACAACGGAACCGAGATAGGACTCCTGCTGTCCATACTTCCCATAGTCTCCTTCACCTGCACAACCCTCTGGGCGGACGTGTTCACAAAGGTCAAACACCGGAAACTGTTCATAGTTTCCGGCATCCTGATATCGTCCTTCGCTCTGGTACCCATATATTTCTATCACAGCAAGCCCATGACCGCAGTTCTTCTGGCGGTGTTCGCATTGGCCAGAACGGGTATTCTGCCTGTGATAGACAGCTTCGCATCTTCGCTTAACGACCGCATGCCCTACGGCAGAATGCGCATCTTCGGCTCTCTGGGATTCATCCTCACATCCACCGCCACAGGCTATTTCTTCGACAGCTTCGGTGCGGCGGCGTTTGTTCTGCTCTATACGGTTTTCAGTCTGCTGTCGGTGGTTCCAGCTCTCCTTGCCAACTACGACACCAGTCTTTTCAAACCCAGACCCAACAGCGAAAAGAGACTGCCATTCCACCTGAAAGTATTTTTCGCAGGGCTTACGATATATCTGTCCTCCTTTGCGTTCCTCAGCAACTTTTTCAATATCAAGGTTGCGGAGGCCGGCTTCGGACAGACCTATGCGGGCTATATGTGGACTGTGGGCGTTCTGGCCGAGATGTTCTTCATGTACCATCAGGAACGGGTGCTGAAATTCATGCGGGCGGAATATATCATCATAGTTTCAATGCTTCTGGGCGGCGTGCGCTATTTCGCAACAGCCCTCACCGATTCGCTCATTCTGCTGTTCTTCTTCTCCGCCTTCCACGGTTTCGCCTATGGAACCATGCACATAAGCGTCATGAAGTTCTTCCGTGAAAAACTTCCTGAATCACTGCGGCTGAAGGCACAGACAATTTACTCAGGTGTCGGCTACGGACTGGGCACAGTGGCGGGTTCCGCCGTTTCGGGCATGGTCTATGACCACATGGGGCTTAAGCCAGTATTTTTCACAGCATTTTTCTTTTGTATCATCGGCGCATCTGTAATATATTGGTACATCGGTATAGAGGGGAAAAATGGCGGCGAACAAAGTTGA
- a CDS encoding cysteine desulfurase family protein translates to MSIYLDYSATTPVDPKVFEAMIPYFKEKFANPSSIHTLGRIVREDVDKARATVAKSIGAEPHEIIFTASGTSSDNMAIRSIAEKFAHRGKHIITSVIEHKAVLQTCKYLEKHGYEVTYLPVDKDGLVSVEDFRNAIRKDTILVSIMLVNNEIGTLQPIKEISAIARKNQIIVHTDAVQAMGKMKIDVGELGVDLLTFSGHKICAPKGIGVLYVDENLKDDMVPLIFGGSQEFGLRAGTENVANIIGLAKACEIVMEDVEKEAAYVKGLRDLFENRILTEIPQTYVNGSREKRVCSVTNIAFKFIEAEALMIYAEEICCSTGSACTSESVDASHVLYAIGVDPVDLHGSIRFSFGRFNTEEEVNRAVEMIKTSVEKLRAMSPLV, encoded by the coding sequence ATGTCGATTTACCTTGACTACAGTGCTACAACGCCGGTAGACCCCAAGGTCTTTGAGGCAATGATTCCGTATTTCAAAGAGAAATTCGCCAATCCTTCCAGCATCCACACCCTCGGACGCATCGTTCGGGAGGATGTTGACAAAGCGCGCGCCACAGTGGCAAAATCCATCGGCGCAGAGCCCCATGAGATAATCTTCACCGCCAGCGGAACCTCTTCCGACAACATGGCCATCAGAAGCATAGCGGAAAAATTCGCACACAGGGGCAAGCATATCATAACATCCGTGATAGAGCACAAAGCCGTTCTGCAAACCTGCAAGTATCTGGAAAAGCACGGCTACGAAGTGACCTATCTGCCTGTGGATAAGGATGGCTTGGTGAGTGTTGAAGATTTCAGAAACGCCATCAGAAAGGATACCATCCTCGTGTCCATTATGCTGGTGAACAACGAGATCGGAACGCTCCAGCCCATTAAAGAGATATCCGCAATCGCCAGAAAAAATCAGATCATTGTCCACACAGACGCCGTTCAGGCCATGGGCAAAATGAAGATAGACGTGGGCGAGCTGGGCGTTGATCTGCTCACTTTCTCCGGCCACAAGATATGCGCACCCAAAGGCATCGGCGTTCTCTATGTCGATGAAAACCTTAAGGACGATATGGTTCCGCTGATATTCGGCGGCAGTCAGGAGTTCGGCCTGCGTGCGGGAACAGAGAACGTGGCAAACATCATCGGCCTTGCAAAGGCCTGTGAAATAGTCATGGAGGACGTTGAGAAAGAAGCGGCATACGTTAAAGGCCTGCGTGACCTTTTCGAAAACCGCATCCTGACAGAGATCCCCCAGACTTATGTCAACGGAAGCAGGGAAAAGCGTGTATGCAGCGTGACCAACATAGCTTTCAAGTTCATCGAAGCGGAAGCACTGATGATCTATGCTGAAGAGATATGCTGTTCAACCGGAAGCGCATGTACTTCCGAAAGCGTCGATGCATCCCATGTGCTCTATGCGATAGGCGTTGACCCTGTAGACCTCCACGGTTCAATCCGTTTCAGCTTCGGCCGTTTCAACACCGAAGAAGAGGTCAACCGTGCTGTGGAGATGATTAAGACAAGCGTAGAGAAACTGCGTGCCATGTCACCCCTCGTATAA
- a CDS encoding glycosyltransferase family 2 protein, with protein sequence MKFSVVIPVYNRTDTLRSAIESVLCQTFKDYEIIVVDDGSDLSVAQCLKPYMNLINYIRHDTNQGVSAARNTGIRAAKGEYIAFLDSDDVWLPKKLEKQNEIFEKGWLFCFTDEFWFKTDKFVNQTDKHAKYGGQVFTKLLDMCRMSPSSTAMHRSIFMTCGFFDPGMRVCEDYDLWLRVSAKHHIHFIQEKLIIRRAVTDDQLSKNVMFIESIRLVSLARFVRCKKLTLSQKRAAMAEINRKFAIVQSGIKRF encoded by the coding sequence ATGAAATTCAGCGTCGTCATTCCGGTCTACAACAGGACGGACACCCTTCGTTCAGCGATTGAATCCGTTCTCTGCCAGACCTTTAAGGACTATGAGATAATAGTTGTGGATGACGGCTCGGACCTCTCGGTTGCTCAATGTCTTAAGCCCTATATGAACCTGATAAACTACATCCGCCACGACACCAATCAGGGTGTCAGCGCCGCCAGAAACACAGGTATCCGTGCGGCAAAAGGCGAATACATAGCTTTTCTGGACTCAGACGACGTCTGGCTCCCGAAAAAACTGGAGAAGCAGAACGAGATATTCGAAAAGGGATGGCTCTTCTGCTTCACAGACGAATTCTGGTTCAAGACAGACAAGTTCGTAAACCAGACCGACAAGCACGCAAAATACGGCGGGCAGGTTTTCACAAAACTGCTGGACATGTGCCGCATGAGCCCCTCGTCCACAGCGATGCACCGCAGCATCTTCATGACCTGCGGATTTTTCGACCCCGGCATGCGGGTCTGCGAGGACTACGACCTCTGGCTCAGGGTCTCAGCAAAGCACCACATTCACTTTATTCAGGAAAAACTTATCATCCGCCGTGCCGTCACCGACGACCAGCTCAGCAAGAACGTCATGTTCATCGAATCCATCAGACTGGTGTCGCTCGCCCGCTTCGTGCGGTGCAAAAAACTTACACTTTCACAGAAAAGAGCCGCCATGGCAGAGATTAACAGGAAGTTTGCCATCGTACAGAGTGGTATAAAACGGTTTTAA
- a CDS encoding NUDIX hydrolase, producing the protein MQREWTLTGQREKFKDAVLKVEHRDYRFAKTSETGVFTVVSMKDWAVIIPVTKEGKFILVRQFRVATGEVTYEFPGGALENGENAQDGAARELKEETGFEGRMSFLAKMRPNPAFMDNFCYAYLAEDCEKVAELNLDPFEDIEPVEVTAEELRSMIAEGKIAHSIPLAAYGAYKALGY; encoded by the coding sequence ATGCAGCGGGAATGGACGCTCACCGGACAGCGTGAGAAGTTCAAAGACGCTGTCCTTAAGGTTGAGCACAGAGACTACAGATTTGCCAAAACCTCGGAAACGGGTGTTTTCACCGTTGTCAGCATGAAGGACTGGGCGGTGATAATCCCTGTAACAAAAGAGGGAAAGTTCATCCTTGTCCGTCAGTTCCGTGTGGCCACGGGAGAGGTGACCTATGAGTTTCCCGGCGGCGCACTGGAAAACGGTGAAAATGCGCAGGACGGAGCGGCAAGGGAGCTGAAAGAGGAGACCGGATTTGAAGGCCGGATGAGTTTTCTGGCAAAGATGCGCCCGAACCCTGCTTTCATGGATAATTTCTGCTATGCTTATCTTGCGGAGGACTGCGAGAAGGTGGCGGAACTTAATCTGGATCCGTTTGAAGATATCGAACCCGTGGAAGTTACGGCGGAGGAACTTCGCAGTATGATTGCCGAAGGGAAGATAGCGCACAGCATCCCCCTTGCGGCCTACGGAGCTTATAAAGCACTGGGATACTGA
- a CDS encoding Lrp/AsnC family transcriptional regulator, with amino-acid sequence MRQHNIDEVDKLILNMLVKNARTSYADMAKAADMKSPSVIDRIKKLESQGIIRNYTVDIDYKQLGYDVIAFIGISIDNAKHIDDFEITIKDLDEDILGCHHVTGDFTFLLHVVTKNTDTLSKLIKKIRNVQGVDKTNTILVFSTKLDKKRPV; translated from the coding sequence ATGCGTCAGCACAATATCGACGAAGTCGATAAACTTATTCTTAACATGCTTGTTAAAAATGCCAGAACATCCTATGCCGACATGGCAAAAGCGGCAGACATGAAGTCCCCGTCTGTCATCGACAGAATTAAGAAACTGGAATCACAGGGGATAATCCGCAACTACACTGTGGATATCGACTACAAACAGCTGGGCTACGATGTTATCGCCTTCATAGGCATATCCATCGACAACGCAAAGCATATAGACGATTTTGAGATCACCATAAAGGATCTGGACGAGGATATCCTCGGCTGTCACCACGTTACGGGGGACTTCACCTTCCTTCTGCACGTGGTCACAAAAAACACCGACACGCTCTCAAAGCTTATTAAAAAGATCCGCAACGTGCAGGGCGTGGACAAGACAAACACAATTCTTGTCTTCTCCACCAAGCTGGACAAAAAGAGACCCGTATGA